One window of the Paenibacillus beijingensis genome contains the following:
- a CDS encoding zinc-binding dehydrogenase, which produces MKTAVLHQTGSPLEVIEVSPPMLMPSSVRVRVLATHVLSFTHLVVGGQFPFPLPTPYTPGLCAIGTVEATADDVTGLAVGQKVFCSPLIVSRNNAESPERILKGWIGMTANCGDLLNQWKEGTFAEKTVYPVECITPIDSIGGYDNAQLACMYYLCIAYGALLRAEFKPGQSVLINGATGNLGTASVLVAMAMGAARIYAVGRNASVLQSLTELDPKRIAGVQLPVQTEDYREALAKRIEEVDALIDAVGLIDDPTLLETGLSLLKQRGTAVFVGGFTTDVPLSYLTTLVKELNIRGSSMYPSSAPADIVRMIESGLLNLAAFRPQTYRLGQINEAIASAAEFRGLEYCILQP; this is translated from the coding sequence TTGAAAACAGCCGTTTTGCATCAAACAGGATCGCCGCTAGAGGTCATCGAAGTCTCTCCTCCCATGCTGATGCCCTCCAGCGTTCGTGTGCGCGTATTGGCGACGCATGTGCTATCGTTCACCCATCTTGTCGTCGGAGGGCAGTTTCCGTTCCCGCTTCCGACGCCGTACACACCCGGCCTTTGCGCCATTGGAACCGTGGAAGCCACTGCGGACGACGTTACCGGTTTAGCGGTCGGGCAGAAAGTGTTCTGCAGCCCACTTATCGTCTCCCGAAACAACGCTGAAAGCCCGGAGCGCATTTTAAAAGGCTGGATCGGGATGACGGCGAATTGCGGCGATCTGCTTAACCAATGGAAAGAAGGCACTTTTGCAGAGAAGACCGTCTATCCGGTGGAATGCATTACCCCGATTGACTCAATCGGCGGCTACGATAACGCGCAGCTGGCGTGTATGTATTATTTATGCATCGCTTACGGCGCTTTGCTGCGCGCGGAGTTTAAGCCCGGACAATCCGTCCTGATCAACGGCGCCACCGGCAATTTAGGTACCGCATCCGTGCTCGTGGCGATGGCGATGGGTGCAGCCCGCATTTACGCGGTAGGCCGGAATGCGTCCGTGCTGCAGTCATTGACCGAGCTTGATCCAAAGCGGATCGCCGGCGTCCAGCTTCCAGTGCAGACGGAAGATTACCGGGAGGCGCTCGCGAAGCGGATCGAAGAGGTCGATGCCTTGATCGATGCGGTAGGGCTGATCGACGATCCGACTCTGCTGGAGACCGGATTGTCCCTGCTCAAACAGCGCGGAACGGCCGTATTTGTCGGCGGCTTTACGACCGATGTACCGCTGTCTTACTTGACGACGCTCGTGAAGGAGCTCAACATTAGAGGCTCGTCCATGTATCCAAGCTCCGCACCGGCGGACATTGTCCGCATGATCGAGTCCGGCCTCCTGAATCTGGCTGCTTTTCGTCCGCAAACGTACCGGCTCGGGCAAATTAATGAAGCGATTGCAAGCGCCGCCGAATTCCGCGGGCTCGAATACTGCATTTTGCAGCCGTAG
- a CDS encoding ABC transporter ATP-binding protein, with amino-acid sequence MGNAVEVSRLTKMYGSVKALDDVSFNIEADKIYGLLGRNGAGKTTIMHIITAQLFASEGKVKVFGEAPYENNRVLEQICFIKESQKYPDTFRIVDVLAMAETFFPNWDREYAGALLEDFRLPLKRRMKQLSRGMLSSVGIIVGLASRAPLTIFDEPYLGLDAVARSLFYDRMIEDYAEHPRTVVLSTHLIDEVSRILEHIIVIDNGRIMIDEEAEALRGRAYSIAGTAASVETFAAGRTALDQSTFGPLVTATFMGVLDGTVRQQAEKLGLNLVPVTLQQLVVQLTKSNSGRKETNA; translated from the coding sequence ATGGGGAACGCGGTTGAAGTGAGCAGGCTGACCAAAATGTACGGCAGCGTCAAAGCGCTCGACGATGTCAGCTTCAACATCGAAGCGGACAAAATTTACGGACTGCTCGGCCGGAACGGCGCTGGAAAAACGACAATCATGCATATTATTACGGCGCAGCTGTTCGCCTCGGAAGGGAAGGTGAAGGTGTTCGGGGAAGCGCCTTACGAGAACAATCGGGTGCTCGAACAGATTTGTTTTATTAAGGAAAGCCAGAAATATCCCGACACCTTCCGCATTGTCGACGTGCTGGCAATGGCGGAGACGTTCTTCCCGAACTGGGACCGGGAGTACGCCGGTGCACTGCTGGAAGATTTCCGGCTCCCGCTGAAACGGCGGATGAAGCAGCTCTCCCGCGGAATGCTGTCCTCCGTCGGCATCATCGTCGGATTGGCCAGCCGGGCGCCGCTGACGATCTTCGACGAGCCCTACCTCGGCCTCGACGCGGTGGCGCGAAGCTTGTTTTATGACCGTATGATCGAGGATTATGCGGAGCATCCGCGGACGGTCGTTCTATCCACCCATCTGATCGACGAGGTAAGCCGCATTCTCGAACACATCATCGTCATCGACAACGGCCGTATCATGATCGACGAAGAAGCCGAAGCGCTGCGCGGCCGGGCGTACAGCATCGCCGGTACGGCGGCATCGGTCGAGACGTTTGCGGCCGGCAGGACCGCGCTCGACCAGAGCACATTCGGTCCGCTCGTTACGGCGACGTTTATGGGCGTCCTGGATGGTACGGTTCGGCAGCAGGCGGAAAAGCTCGGTTTGAACCTGGTCCCGGTCACGCTGCAGCAGTTGGTCGTCCAACTGACGAAGAGCAATTCCGGCAGAAAGGAGACGAATGCATGA
- a CDS encoding protein-glutamine gamma-glutamyltransferase, translated as MIVISGSDGQQIDMLQLAPFERDILQQKDQSPVVYRYSSADALRFELQTRSRIVDAARALNASGVHFATFDESRCNERFWTRTANGGFRLRYGVLPSDGIYDIFRNGDLYAFECAAAIVIVLYKAVLDMIGPGPFNAYFADLLLYNWNYDRDLHLTTTYNINEAYPGDILYFKNPDYDPKTPEWRGENTVLLGYNMYYGHGIGIRTSMDIIASLNAKRRFGSMTSAYLTDQVVHPDFEHLRRLPGRIIARVGNKRFVC; from the coding sequence GTGATTGTTATTTCGGGCAGTGATGGGCAGCAAATCGATATGTTACAGCTGGCGCCATTCGAACGGGATATCCTGCAGCAAAAGGATCAAAGTCCGGTCGTTTACCGTTACAGTTCCGCTGATGCGCTGCGTTTTGAATTGCAAACGAGAAGCCGGATCGTGGATGCGGCCAGAGCTTTAAACGCAAGCGGCGTACACTTCGCCACGTTTGACGAATCCCGCTGCAACGAGAGGTTTTGGACCCGTACGGCTAACGGGGGGTTCCGGTTGAGATACGGGGTGCTGCCATCGGACGGAATCTACGATATTTTTCGAAACGGGGATCTGTATGCGTTTGAATGTGCGGCGGCAATCGTCATCGTCTTGTACAAGGCTGTGCTCGATATGATCGGCCCGGGACCGTTCAACGCTTATTTTGCAGATTTGCTCTTATACAATTGGAATTACGACAGGGATCTGCACCTTACGACGACCTATAACATTAATGAGGCTTATCCGGGGGACATTCTGTATTTCAAAAATCCTGACTACGACCCTAAGACGCCGGAATGGCGGGGGGAGAATACGGTCCTGCTCGGCTACAATATGTATTACGGGCACGGCATAGGGATCCGAACGTCGATGGATATCATCGCCTCCCTGAACGCAAAGCGGAGGTTCGGCAGCATGACATCGGCGTATCTTACGGATCAGGTCGTCCATCCGGATTTTGAGCATTTGCGAAGGCTGCCGGGGCGAATTATCGCCCGCGTCGGCAATAAGCGTTTCGTTTGCTGA
- a CDS encoding GntR family transcriptional regulator, with product MIQEKGKMLLKDQAYQKIKEKMIGGEEEYTSENNLVLEMGMSRTPIREALNRLQHEGFLKILPNRGIVFTELLTEERNELVDMRVAVETYSLRQAADRIKEDDIKELSRIIELQEEAYRAGDFASLLENDALFHHYLLEIVGNGQFIKMYRQVRERQFTVRAGKWLKHQPDVLQIFIEEHRTILNAIVQKDIPAAIQYLTEHLEKGKL from the coding sequence ATGATTCAAGAAAAAGGAAAGATGTTGCTTAAAGATCAAGCCTACCAAAAAATAAAAGAAAAGATGATCGGGGGCGAGGAGGAGTATACCTCCGAAAACAATCTCGTGCTCGAGATGGGTATGAGCCGTACTCCAATCCGGGAGGCGTTAAATCGCCTTCAGCACGAAGGTTTTCTTAAGATCCTGCCCAACCGGGGCATCGTGTTTACCGAGCTTTTGACGGAGGAACGGAACGAACTGGTCGATATGAGGGTCGCCGTTGAAACGTATTCGCTGCGGCAAGCCGCAGATCGGATTAAAGAAGACGACATTAAGGAGCTGTCCCGCATCATTGAGCTGCAGGAAGAGGCTTACCGGGCGGGGGATTTTGCCTCTCTGCTGGAGAATGATGCGTTGTTCCATCATTACTTGCTGGAAATCGTCGGGAACGGACAGTTCATCAAGATGTATCGGCAGGTAAGGGAGCGTCAGTTCACTGTACGGGCCGGTAAATGGCTCAAACATCAACCGGACGTGCTCCAGATTTTTATTGAAGAACACCGAACCATTTTGAACGCCATCGTCCAAAAAGATATACCGGCTGCCATTCAATATCTGACTGAGCATTTGGAGAAGGGGAAGCTTTAA
- a CDS encoding AbrB family transcriptional regulator: MKRKKRRFTFDSAHRLLETILVGSAGGTLFMLLHLPISWMLGPLTAVVCWKAVTGRKLHWPVGLRNSGQLLLSYSMGLSFTIESARQIAGQLPVMLGSTIMMVGLSLGVAYLIAARTGIGSMSSMMGSIPGGLSQMVPLSQEIQGAEPAIVTFMQTIRMLTVIITVPFLAIHGLAGAEQIHGVQNGPFAGDLSDKQVSGASWAVIVLLPIAGMAAARLKIPTPWILGPLLVSAVFTAAGWPMPHLPKPFIIFAQLCIGIYLGLGIKLDTIGALRRLLPYSLAGACIIVTFSLALSYLLSLVYPMSLVTAFLSTAPGGLAEMGVTAITVHADVSIVSSYQLFRLLFILLIVPYMLKWWAWRTGKNRNPQRNRDVTTNRIA, encoded by the coding sequence GTGAAACGGAAAAAACGGCGATTTACATTCGATTCTGCACACCGGTTGCTCGAAACGATCCTCGTCGGTTCGGCAGGCGGGACACTGTTCATGCTGCTCCATTTGCCGATCAGCTGGATGCTCGGGCCGTTAACCGCAGTTGTGTGCTGGAAGGCTGTCACTGGCCGCAAGCTGCACTGGCCGGTCGGCTTGCGCAACTCCGGACAATTGCTGCTCTCCTACAGCATGGGGCTGTCATTTACGATTGAAAGTGCGCGGCAAATCGCCGGACAACTTCCCGTCATGTTAGGCTCCACCATAATGATGGTTGGACTCAGCTTAGGTGTTGCATACCTGATTGCCGCACGGACTGGAATCGGCTCGATGAGCAGCATGATGGGCAGTATTCCCGGCGGGTTGTCGCAAATGGTTCCGCTCAGCCAAGAGATTCAGGGCGCCGAACCTGCCATCGTTACGTTCATGCAGACGATCCGGATGCTGACGGTGATCATAACCGTTCCTTTTCTTGCGATACACGGTCTGGCCGGCGCTGAGCAGATCCATGGCGTGCAAAATGGGCCGTTTGCGGGGGATTTATCGGACAAGCAGGTGAGCGGGGCTTCATGGGCCGTTATCGTGCTGCTACCGATTGCCGGCATGGCTGCGGCGAGACTCAAAATTCCGACGCCGTGGATTTTGGGGCCGCTTCTCGTTTCCGCCGTCTTCACTGCGGCGGGGTGGCCGATGCCGCACCTGCCCAAACCGTTTATTATTTTCGCGCAGCTGTGTATTGGCATTTATTTGGGCCTCGGCATCAAGCTGGACACGATCGGCGCTTTGAGGCGACTTTTGCCGTACTCGCTCGCAGGCGCTTGCATCATTGTAACGTTTTCGCTTGCATTATCCTATCTGCTAAGCCTCGTCTATCCGATGAGTCTGGTGACGGCATTTTTAAGCACCGCTCCCGGCGGCCTTGCAGAAATGGGCGTAACGGCAATTACGGTCCATGCCGACGTTTCGATCGTCAGTTCGTATCAATTGTTCCGTCTTCTGTTCATTTTGCTCATCGTGCCTTACATGCTTAAATGGTGGGCATGGCGAACGGGCAAAAATCGGAATCCCCAGCGTAACCGGGACGTAACCACCAATCGAATCGCATAA
- a CDS encoding ABC transporter substrate-binding protein, protein MKKIGSIAALLSISLLAACGSGANSETGSQTGGEAASASTGQAAGEKKKIELTYWYSWGDKIGENNENLVKMFNESQDEIVVKAEYQGSYDEQNAKAQAAFAAGNAPDVWQNEISFIGVFAQSGMTQDLTAFAEKDKLDLNDFNPGLMGNSYVDGKLYGLPYLRSTPLLYFNKTLLKEAGLDPNGPKNWQEFEDYARKLTVKDKRVGITLPPDIWFYEAFVAQGGGKMISEDGKKAEFNSAAGIDPLKLWLKMKNEGIISMPTTDDKGALAKTDFQNQRSAMLFSSTADLTKQMQVAQENGFELGAAFMPAGKQYGVPTGGCNLVMSAKLPQEKQEAAWKFIKWMTEKEQTIYASSYTGYLPSRLSAVDSDEMKKLYEEKPLFKIAVDQLQYGRPRPMLKVYPEIAKNIVDEISRAVVDPSVTAEAALGEAASKADKLLNQ, encoded by the coding sequence ATGAAAAAAATCGGTTCCATTGCTGCGCTTTTGTCGATCTCGCTGCTCGCCGCTTGCGGCTCCGGCGCGAATTCGGAAACAGGTTCCCAGACTGGCGGCGAAGCCGCTTCCGCTTCGACCGGTCAAGCTGCGGGCGAGAAGAAAAAAATCGAGCTGACCTACTGGTATTCCTGGGGCGACAAAATCGGCGAAAACAACGAAAACCTCGTGAAAATGTTCAACGAATCGCAGGATGAAATCGTTGTAAAGGCGGAGTATCAAGGCAGCTACGATGAGCAGAACGCCAAAGCGCAGGCCGCCTTCGCCGCGGGGAACGCACCGGATGTATGGCAAAATGAAATTTCGTTTATCGGCGTCTTTGCCCAGTCCGGCATGACTCAGGATTTAACGGCGTTCGCCGAGAAGGACAAGCTTGACCTGAACGATTTCAATCCCGGTCTGATGGGCAATTCGTATGTGGACGGCAAGCTGTACGGGCTGCCTTATCTGCGCAGTACGCCGCTTTTGTATTTCAACAAGACGCTGCTTAAGGAAGCGGGGCTTGATCCGAACGGACCGAAAAACTGGCAGGAATTCGAGGATTACGCACGCAAGCTGACCGTGAAGGATAAGCGGGTCGGCATCACCCTGCCGCCGGACATCTGGTTCTATGAAGCGTTTGTCGCGCAAGGCGGCGGCAAGATGATCAGCGAAGACGGCAAAAAAGCGGAGTTTAACTCTGCGGCCGGCATCGACCCTCTCAAATTGTGGCTCAAGATGAAGAACGAAGGCATTATCAGCATGCCGACGACCGACGACAAGGGCGCTCTGGCCAAGACCGATTTCCAAAACCAGCGCTCGGCGATGCTGTTCTCCTCTACAGCCGATTTGACGAAGCAGATGCAAGTGGCCCAGGAGAACGGTTTCGAGCTCGGCGCCGCCTTTATGCCGGCGGGCAAGCAGTACGGCGTGCCGACCGGCGGCTGCAACCTCGTTATGTCCGCCAAGCTGCCGCAGGAGAAGCAGGAAGCGGCCTGGAAATTCATCAAATGGATGACGGAAAAAGAGCAAACGATCTACGCCAGCTCCTATACCGGCTACTTGCCGAGCCGCCTGTCGGCCGTGGACAGCGACGAAATGAAAAAGCTGTATGAGGAAAAACCGCTGTTCAAAATCGCCGTGGACCAGCTGCAGTATGGCCGTCCGCGTCCGATGCTGAAGGTATATCCGGAAATCGCGAAAAACATCGTCGACGAAATTTCGCGCGCGGTTGTCGATCCTTCCGTTACGGCCGAAGCGGCGCTTGGCGAAGCGGCAAGCAAAGCCGATAAGCTTCTGAACCAATAA
- a CDS encoding carbohydrate ABC transporter permease, whose protein sequence is MTLAKTASKWLNTLCLAILVAMFVIPFVWMISTSVKSYGETVIFPPKWIPDQIHWENFSKAWNSGPFLNYFMNSLIVSVGILLLQLVTCVSAAYAFARYRFRGSRVLFGLTMVTLMIPSQLIFLPVYLLLSKWGMLNSLLGLILPFSSSAFGIFLLRQSFMQAQEELLEAARLDDATEWKIIYRIMIPLARPTLVTFALFSFIAHWNDYFWPLVMTTTDAARTLPIGITKLREVEGGTAWHILMAGNMILVIPILIVFFFAQRQIIKAFVYSGVK, encoded by the coding sequence ATGACACTTGCCAAAACCGCTTCAAAATGGCTGAATACACTCTGTTTGGCAATCCTGGTCGCGATGTTCGTCATTCCGTTCGTATGGATGATTTCGACTTCGGTCAAATCGTACGGCGAGACGGTGATTTTCCCGCCGAAGTGGATTCCGGACCAGATCCATTGGGAAAATTTCTCGAAGGCTTGGAACTCCGGGCCGTTCCTGAACTATTTCATGAACAGTCTCATCGTATCCGTCGGCATTTTGCTGCTGCAGCTTGTGACGTGCGTCTCGGCGGCCTATGCGTTTGCAAGGTACCGTTTCCGGGGAAGCCGGGTGCTGTTCGGCCTGACGATGGTCACGCTGATGATTCCTTCCCAGCTTATCTTTTTGCCGGTGTACCTGCTGCTCAGCAAATGGGGCATGCTGAACTCGCTTCTCGGTCTTATTCTTCCGTTCTCCTCCAGCGCCTTCGGCATCTTTTTGCTGCGGCAGTCCTTCATGCAGGCGCAGGAGGAACTGCTCGAAGCGGCACGGCTGGACGACGCCACGGAATGGAAAATCATTTACCGGATCATGATTCCGCTCGCGCGGCCGACGCTGGTAACTTTTGCCCTGTTCAGCTTTATCGCTCACTGGAACGATTATTTCTGGCCGCTTGTCATGACGACCACCGATGCGGCCAGGACGCTTCCGATCGGCATTACTAAGTTAAGGGAGGTGGAAGGCGGCACGGCTTGGCACATTTTGATGGCCGGAAATATGATTCTGGTGATCCCGATTTTAATCGTCTTCTTTTTCGCACAGCGGCAAATCATTAAAGCGTTCGTTTATTCGGGGGTTAAGTAA
- a CDS encoding carbohydrate ABC transporter permease, with protein MMRWSSLRPYVMVAPALTVFSIFFIYPIFYMIYLSFHSWDFISPDKNFIGLGNFEELFDSREFMQVLSNSFQYMLLTVSLTTILSLLLALWLNRKGMIYGFVQGAIFSPHIISLVSVSLVWMWLMDPRFGLLNWIFDTVGLPRSEWLTNPKSALFSLVVVAVWKGLGFNTLVFIAGLQSIPPYLYEAAALDDSPRLTTLYRITLPALSPTLFFLTIINMIGSFQVFETIAIMTQGGPVNSTNTLVFYIYQYGFKFFKIGYASAAGVVLLVAVGVLTLLYFKLLSRKVHYR; from the coding sequence ATGATGCGATGGTCCAGCCTCCGTCCTTATGTTATGGTTGCGCCGGCGCTTACCGTTTTTTCGATCTTTTTCATCTATCCGATCTTTTACATGATTTATTTGAGCTTTCATTCCTGGGACTTTATCAGTCCGGACAAGAACTTCATCGGCCTCGGCAACTTCGAGGAGCTGTTCGACAGCCGGGAGTTTATGCAGGTGCTCAGCAATTCATTTCAGTACATGCTGCTGACGGTGTCGCTGACTACGATCCTTTCGCTGCTGCTGGCGCTGTGGCTGAACCGGAAGGGCATGATCTACGGCTTTGTACAGGGCGCGATTTTCAGTCCGCACATCATTTCGCTCGTATCGGTATCGCTCGTATGGATGTGGCTGATGGACCCGAGGTTCGGGCTGCTCAACTGGATTTTCGATACGGTCGGGCTGCCCCGGTCGGAGTGGCTCACCAATCCGAAGAGCGCGCTCTTTTCCCTTGTGGTTGTAGCCGTCTGGAAAGGACTCGGCTTCAATACGCTCGTGTTTATCGCCGGTCTGCAGAGCATTCCGCCTTATCTGTACGAGGCGGCCGCGCTCGACGACTCGCCTCGGCTTACAACCCTTTACCGGATCACGCTGCCCGCGCTGTCGCCGACCTTGTTCTTTCTGACGATCATCAACATGATCGGCTCGTTCCAGGTGTTTGAGACGATCGCGATTATGACGCAGGGCGGACCGGTGAACTCAACGAATACGCTCGTCTTTTACATTTATCAGTACGGGTTCAAATTTTTCAAAATCGGCTATGCTTCCGCAGCGGGCGTCGTGCTGCTTGTCGCCGTCGGCGTGCTGACGCTGCTCTATTTCAAGCTGCTGAGCCGGAAAGTGCATTACCGGTAG
- a CDS encoding GntR family transcriptional regulator yields the protein MGFDMDESRPIFVQIAERIEDGIIEGALQEEAQVPSTNQFASLYQINPATAAKGVNLLVDQGILYKKRGVGMFVAEGARAKLMEKRKEQFYEQYVVTMIREAEKLGITAEQLMDMIRRKG from the coding sequence ATGGGGTTTGACATGGATGAAAGCCGTCCGATTTTCGTACAGATCGCGGAGCGAATCGAGGACGGCATCATTGAAGGGGCACTGCAGGAAGAAGCGCAGGTTCCATCCACAAATCAGTTTGCATCCCTTTACCAGATCAACCCGGCGACGGCGGCGAAAGGCGTAAATTTGCTCGTTGACCAAGGCATTTTGTATAAGAAGCGGGGAGTTGGGATGTTTGTGGCGGAAGGGGCGCGAGCGAAGCTGATGGAGAAACGGAAAGAGCAGTTTTACGAGCAGTATGTCGTGACGATGATCCGGGAAGCGGAGAAGCTGGGCATTACGGCGGAACAATTGATGGACATGATCCGAAGGAAAGGATGA